In a genomic window of Helicobacter pylori NQ4053:
- a CDS encoding prohibitin family protein, producing MPIDLNEHLKKKNPQRETPTPNTPNNGGRFIPPSNSFNSKKLSVLIVIVLLGVIAFLAKPFEVISSGEIGIKITAGKYEPTPLQPGIHFFVPIIQDILIVDTRIRNINFSRTEDMGVAGKNQGIFRNDAINVMDSRGLTVSIELTVQYRLNPQTTPQTIATYGLSWEQKIINPVVRDVVRSVVGRYPAEDLPIKRNEIAALINSGINKEVSKLPNTPVELSSIQLREIVLPAKIKEQIEKVQIARQESERVKYEVERSKQEAQKQAALAKGEADANRIKAQGVADAIVIEAKAKSQANLSISQSLSDKLLRLRQIEVQGQFNEALKTNNNAQIMLTPGGAVPNIWIDTKSKVKSSIAETKEP from the coding sequence ATGCCCATTGATTTGAACGAACATTTAAAAAAGAAAAATCCTCAAAGAGAAACCCCCACGCCTAATACGCCTAATAATGGGGGGCGTTTCATTCCGCCGTCTAATTCTTTTAATTCTAAAAAACTATCGGTTTTAATTGTCATTGTCCTTTTAGGCGTTATCGCTTTTTTAGCCAAGCCTTTTGAAGTGATTAGCTCAGGAGAAATTGGTATTAAAATCACCGCCGGGAAATACGAACCCACCCCCTTACAGCCAGGAATCCACTTTTTTGTGCCTATCATTCAAGACATTCTCATTGTGGATACAAGGATCAGAAATATCAATTTTTCACGCACCGAAGACATGGGCGTGGCGGGTAAAAACCAAGGGATTTTTAGAAACGACGCTATTAATGTGATGGATAGCAGGGGTTTGACCGTTTCTATTGAACTCACCGTGCAATACCGCTTAAACCCCCAAACCACCCCCCAAACGATCGCTACTTATGGCTTGTCTTGGGAGCAAAAAATCATCAACCCTGTGGTGCGCGATGTGGTGCGCTCTGTGGTGGGGCGCTATCCGGCTGAAGATTTACCCATTAAGCGCAATGAAATCGCTGCTCTTATCAATAGCGGTATCAATAAAGAAGTTTCTAAGCTCCCTAACACCCCTGTGGAATTAAGCTCTATCCAATTGAGAGAAATCGTCTTGCCCGCTAAGATCAAAGAGCAAATTGAAAAAGTCCAAATCGCGCGCCAAGAATCAGAAAGGGTGAAATATGAGGTGGAGCGCTCCAAACAAGAAGCTCAAAAACAAGCCGCTTTGGCTAAAGGGGAAGCGGACGCTAACAGGATTAAGGCTCAGGGCGTGGCGGATGCGATAGTGATTGAGGCTAAGGCAAAATCTCAAGCCAATTTAAGCATTTCGCAAAGTTTGAGCGACAAGCTTTTAAGACTGCGCCAAATTGAAGTTCAAGGCCAGTTTAATGAAGCGTTAAAAACGAACAACAACGCTCAAATCATGCTCACTCCAGGTGGGGCTGTGCCTAATATTTGGATTGACACTAAAAGTAAGGTTAAATCTAGTATTGCCGAGACTAAAGAGCCTTAA
- a CDS encoding DUF2393 domain-containing protein, whose translation MASLAFIQAFLESFKGFLSQATLISVLIASVLILFCAVLLLLALLLRNRIASYMATTAFLGAFLSMPFVLNILLTQAIYPIETRILHANPLSYSNAFSLQVGVKNHSKFSLNKCVLRLEVLKNPHNFVEEHAFKWFVKKSYEKTFKEKILPEESKVFSFFIDNYPYLKTAPYQVSLFCL comes from the coding sequence ATGGCATCTCTTGCCTTTATCCAAGCTTTTTTGGAGTCTTTTAAGGGATTTTTAAGCCAAGCGACTTTAATCAGCGTTTTAATAGCGAGCGTTTTAATCCTTTTTTGCGCAGTTTTGCTCCTTTTGGCTTTGCTTTTAAGAAACCGCATAGCTAGCTATATGGCAACAACAGCTTTTTTGGGCGCGTTTTTGAGCATGCCTTTTGTTTTGAATATTTTACTCACTCAAGCGATTTACCCCATAGAAACACGCATCTTACACGCTAACCCTTTAAGTTATAGCAACGCCTTTTCTTTGCAAGTGGGAGTCAAAAACCATTCCAAATTCAGTCTAAACAAATGCGTTTTACGCCTAGAAGTGCTTAAAAACCCTCACAATTTTGTAGAAGAGCATGCGTTTAAATGGTTTGTCAAAAAAAGCTATGAAAAAACCTTTAAAGAAAAGATTTTGCCTGAAGAATCCAAGGTCTTTTCATTCTTTATTGACAACTACCCTTATTTAAAAACAGCCCCTTATCAAGTTTCTTTGTTTTGTTTATAA